A single region of the Candidatus Eisenbacteria bacterium genome encodes:
- a CDS encoding T9SS type A sorting domain-containing protein yields MISRFAIHLPLALALLGPAPALSNLWNVYADGSGDAPTIQAAIDSAAAGDTILLHDGIYTGSGNKNLDFGGKNLVLRSDCGPEGVIIDCENVGRGIHLHSGEGSSARIERITIRNGYALEGGGGGIRIEEAWPMIRECVIEDCIAGGLGAGGGIQHSLHLELRDCRILRCSANNGGGIAGIGTGYTWLTRCTVAGNSAGWGGGVSTTDYVQLDTCLVTGNRATTDGGGVYAGFGGGYAAVTRTTIAGNRAERTGGGMFLDTDGVWVLWSIFWDNSASLAEGLYVWGDLYVSCAAIDSRLVRCQGGMPYYNDTTLADPLFCDPRSSEDAPTSEGDYSLDAASPCLSLHACGRIGALGEGCDTYTGVAAGEIVPARALGIFVSPNPAAGRASVRWSLPSGGPASVSIYDVRGRVVRSFAANGREGTLPWDGADDAGRDAPPGIYFLRISGSAGAATERLILVR; encoded by the coding sequence ATGATCTCCCGCTTCGCAATCCACTTGCCTCTCGCTCTCGCTCTTCTCGGTCCGGCCCCGGCCCTCTCGAACCTCTGGAATGTCTACGCGGACGGATCGGGGGATGCTCCGACCATTCAGGCGGCGATCGACTCGGCGGCGGCGGGGGACACCATCCTCCTCCACGACGGGATCTACACGGGAAGCGGAAACAAGAACCTCGATTTCGGCGGGAAGAACCTCGTCCTCCGTTCCGATTGCGGGCCCGAGGGGGTGATCATCGACTGCGAAAACGTGGGGCGCGGCATTCACCTTCACAGCGGCGAGGGCTCGAGCGCTCGGATCGAGAGGATCACGATCCGGAACGGCTACGCGCTTGAGGGAGGGGGCGGAGGAATACGGATCGAGGAGGCATGGCCGATGATCCGCGAGTGCGTCATCGAGGATTGCATCGCGGGCGGGTTGGGCGCCGGAGGCGGCATCCAACATTCCCTGCACCTTGAACTCCGGGATTGTCGGATCCTCAGGTGCTCGGCGAACAACGGCGGGGGGATCGCGGGAATCGGAACCGGATACACCTGGCTGACTCGGTGCACGGTCGCGGGAAACAGCGCGGGGTGGGGGGGCGGCGTCTCAACCACCGATTACGTCCAGCTGGATACATGCCTCGTGACCGGGAACCGCGCGACGACGGACGGGGGAGGCGTCTATGCGGGGTTCGGCGGGGGCTACGCGGCTGTGACCCGCACGACGATCGCGGGGAACCGCGCCGAGCGGACCGGGGGAGGGATGTTCCTCGATACGGACGGAGTGTGGGTTCTCTGGTCGATCTTCTGGGACAACTCCGCGTCGCTGGCGGAAGGCTTGTATGTGTGGGGCGACCTTTATGTGAGCTGCGCGGCGATCGACTCGCGTCTCGTACGATGTCAGGGGGGCATGCCTTACTACAACGACACAACCCTCGCCGATCCTCTCTTCTGTGACCCGAGGTCGAGCGAGGACGCACCTACTTCGGAGGGGGACTACTCGCTCGACGCCGCGTCCCCCTGTCTCAGCCTTCACGCCTGCGGGCGGATCGGCGCGCTCGGCGAGGGGTGCGACACATACACCGGCGTCGCGGCGGGCGAAATCGTCCCCGCGCGAGCGCTCGGCATCTTCGTCTCTCCGAACCCGGCGGCGGGGCGCGCGAGCGTCCGCTGGTCGCTTCCTTCCGGGGGCCCGGCATCCGTTTCCATCTATGATGTGCGCGGGCGAGTGGTTCGCTCGTTCGCCGCGAACGGCCGCGAAGGGACCCTCCCTTGGGACGGCGCGGACGACGCGGGGCGCGATGCGCCCCCCGGCATCTACTTCCTTCGCATCTCGGGCAGCGCGGGCGCGGCGACCGAGCGGCTGATCTTGGTTCGCTAG
- the add gene encoding adenosine deaminase yields MKNRSREEKIEFLRSLGLADLHRHFDGAVRPETLWGLSQKYYSAIPGLDFEEFRAKLTYDPKTDRTLLDYLDKFHIPLQYTQFYDNIQSLATEIAEDAYAEGIRTLELRINPVIHRRAGLTTRQVISAVRKGMRETIRAHPDFRAGIVAIAMRSHGGNMAKILLREVIGELDRFHNDLGVVGFDIAGPERPFPPVLFIEPFKLAATMGLHKTVHAGEDEGPARVWDAVEMLGPERLGHAVSAAEDPKLLKRIAADGIAIEVCLTSNVQTGAIPRIEDHPLPKFLDAGVRCALSTDNPTVSGTNLLQEYLLAIDTFGLSESDVRALARMAVEASFVGRREAS; encoded by the coding sequence ATGAAGAACCGTTCGCGTGAAGAGAAAATCGAGTTCCTGCGTTCTCTCGGGCTCGCCGATCTTCATCGCCACTTCGATGGGGCGGTCCGCCCGGAGACTCTTTGGGGTCTCTCGCAGAAGTACTACTCGGCGATTCCGGGGCTCGACTTCGAGGAGTTCCGTGCGAAGCTGACCTACGACCCGAAGACCGATCGAACCCTTCTCGACTATCTCGACAAGTTCCACATCCCGCTCCAATACACGCAGTTCTACGACAACATTCAGAGCCTCGCGACCGAGATCGCGGAGGACGCCTACGCGGAGGGGATCCGGACGCTCGAGCTTCGAATCAACCCGGTGATCCACCGGCGGGCGGGGCTCACGACCCGCCAAGTGATCTCGGCGGTGCGAAAGGGGATGAGGGAGACGATCCGGGCGCATCCCGATTTCCGGGCGGGGATCGTCGCGATCGCGATGCGGAGCCACGGCGGAAACATGGCGAAGATCCTCCTCCGCGAGGTGATCGGCGAGCTCGACCGGTTTCACAACGATCTCGGGGTCGTCGGCTTCGACATCGCGGGACCGGAGCGCCCCTTCCCGCCTGTTCTCTTCATCGAGCCGTTCAAGCTCGCGGCGACGATGGGCCTTCACAAAACCGTGCATGCCGGCGAGGACGAGGGGCCTGCGCGCGTCTGGGACGCGGTCGAGATGCTCGGCCCCGAGCGGCTCGGGCACGCGGTGAGCGCGGCCGAGGACCCTAAGCTCCTCAAGAGAATCGCCGCCGACGGCATCGCGATCGAAGTCTGCCTCACATCGAACGTGCAGACCGGCGCGATCCCGCGGATCGAGGACCACCCGCTTCCGAAGTTCCTCGACGCGGGGGTGCGCTGCGCGCTCTCCACCGACAACCCGACCGTTTCGGGAACGAACCTTTTACAAGAGTACCTTCTCGCGATCGACACGTTCGGTCTTTCCGAGAGCGATGTCCGCGCGCTGGCGAGGATGGCGGTCGAGGCGTCGTTCGTCGGTCGGAGGGAAGCGTCGTAG
- a CDS encoding glutamine--tRNA ligase/YqeY domain fusion protein, with protein MTSGPAPTTHFIREIIDEDFRTGKHARIHTRFPPEPNGYLHIGHAKAICLNFGLAADYPGSLCNLRFDDTNPTKEEEEFVRSIIEDIRWLGFDWEDRLYYASDYFEKLYEWAEDLVRKGKAYVCDLSADEIRESRGTLTEPGRESPYRSRSAEENLDLLRGMRAGEFPDGARTLRAKIDMAHGNMNMRDPIMYRILRARHHRTGDAWCIYPTYDWAHGQSDSIEGITHSLCSLEFEDHRPLYDWFLDALGVHHPRQIEFAKLRLSYTVLSKRRLRRLVEEGVVGGWDDPRMPTLSGLRRRGFTPESIRALCDRVGVAKKESVVDLALFEHLLREDLNKRARRAMAVLRPLKVVLVDYPEGKTEELSAVNNPEDPSMGTRLVPFSRELFIEKDDFLEDPPKEFYRLAPGREVRLRYAYFVKCIEVVKDPATGEPIEIRCTHDPATRGGDAPDKRKVKATLHWVSARHAVPAEVRLYDHLFTVPDPTDAGEGKDFKDYVNPGSLAVIPSCRIEPSLAAAAPGDHVQFERVGYFVVDAVDSKPGKPVFNRTVTLRDEWARIQKRIGT; from the coding sequence ATGACGAGCGGACCGGCCCCGACGACTCATTTCATTCGAGAGATCATCGACGAGGACTTTCGCACCGGAAAGCACGCGCGGATCCACACGCGCTTCCCCCCCGAACCGAACGGGTACCTCCACATCGGGCACGCGAAGGCGATCTGCCTTAACTTCGGGCTCGCGGCCGACTACCCGGGATCCCTCTGCAACCTCCGCTTCGACGACACGAACCCGACCAAGGAGGAAGAGGAGTTCGTCCGGTCGATCATCGAGGACATCCGCTGGCTCGGCTTCGATTGGGAGGACCGTCTCTACTACGCGTCGGATTACTTCGAGAAGCTCTACGAGTGGGCGGAGGATCTCGTCCGCAAAGGGAAGGCGTACGTCTGCGATCTCAGCGCGGACGAGATCCGCGAAAGCCGCGGCACGCTGACCGAGCCGGGACGGGAGAGCCCGTATCGGAGCCGTTCCGCTGAGGAGAACCTCGATCTCCTTCGCGGCATGCGCGCGGGCGAGTTCCCCGACGGGGCGCGCACCCTCCGCGCCAAGATCGACATGGCGCACGGAAACATGAACATGCGCGATCCGATCATGTACCGGATCCTCCGCGCTCGGCATCATCGGACGGGAGACGCGTGGTGCATCTATCCGACCTACGATTGGGCGCACGGACAGTCCGACTCGATCGAGGGGATCACGCACTCCCTCTGTTCGCTCGAGTTCGAGGATCATCGCCCTCTCTACGATTGGTTCCTCGATGCGCTCGGCGTCCATCACCCGCGGCAGATCGAGTTCGCCAAGCTGCGTCTTTCGTACACCGTCCTCAGCAAGAGGCGTCTTCGCCGTCTCGTCGAGGAAGGGGTCGTGGGCGGGTGGGACGATCCGCGCATGCCAACCCTAAGCGGTCTCCGTCGGCGCGGCTTCACGCCCGAATCGATCCGTGCTCTCTGTGACCGGGTCGGCGTCGCGAAGAAGGAGAGCGTGGTCGATCTCGCCCTCTTCGAGCATCTTCTCCGCGAGGATCTGAACAAGCGCGCGCGGCGCGCGATGGCCGTTCTCCGTCCGCTCAAGGTCGTGCTCGTCGACTACCCCGAGGGGAAGACCGAGGAGCTCTCCGCGGTGAACAACCCGGAAGATCCATCGATGGGAACGCGCCTCGTCCCCTTCTCGCGGGAACTCTTCATCGAGAAGGACGACTTCCTGGAGGACCCGCCGAAGGAGTTCTACCGTCTCGCTCCCGGGCGGGAAGTGCGCCTTCGCTACGCGTACTTCGTGAAGTGCATCGAGGTCGTGAAGGATCCGGCGACCGGCGAGCCGATCGAGATCCGCTGCACGCACGATCCGGCGACGCGCGGCGGCGACGCTCCCGACAAGCGGAAGGTGAAGGCGACCCTGCACTGGGTTTCCGCCCGCCATGCCGTTCCGGCGGAGGTCCGCCTCTACGATCATCTCTTCACGGTCCCCGATCCGACCGATGCCGGCGAAGGGAAGGACTTCAAGGATTACGTGAACCCCGGCTCCCTCGCCGTGATCCCTTCGTGTCGAATCGAGCCGTCGCTCGCCGCGGCCGCACCGGGGGATCATGTCCAGTTCGAGCGCGTCGGCTACTTCGTCGTCGATGCGGTCGACTCGAAGCCGGGGAAGCCGGTCTTCAACCGGACCGTCACCCTCCGCGACGAGTGGGCGCGGATTCAGAAGCGGATCGGTACGTGA
- a CDS encoding transposase codes for MGDGCDERAVTGEGNAAIFFVIDHCTCECLGIHAARRGPRFEALEPLRQAVREVYGRYAKNVATRLSLRHDHGSQYMSDDFQNDLVFLDIASSPTFVREPEGNGCVERFVRTLKEQLLWLQRFEIVEELRVAIEAFRERYNREWIVERHGYQSPSAKRAALKSGAEVAA; via the coding sequence GTGGGGGACGGATGCGACGAGCGCGCGGTCACCGGAGAGGGGAACGCGGCGATCTTCTTCGTGATCGACCACTGCACGTGTGAGTGTCTGGGGATCCACGCTGCGCGTCGCGGCCCACGGTTCGAGGCCCTCGAACCGCTGCGGCAGGCGGTGCGAGAGGTCTATGGGCGGTACGCGAAGAACGTGGCGACCAGGTTGTCTCTCCGGCATGACCACGGGAGCCAATACATGTCCGACGATTTCCAGAACGACCTGGTGTTCCTGGACATCGCCTCGAGCCCGACGTTCGTCCGGGAGCCTGAGGGAAACGGATGCGTGGAGCGGTTCGTGCGGACGCTCAAGGAGCAGCTTCTCTGGCTGCAACGGTTCGAGATCGTCGAAGAGCTCCGCGTTGCGATCGAGGCATTCCGGGAGCGCTACAACCGGGAGTGGATCGTGGAGCGACACGGGTATCAGTCGCCGAGCGCGAAGCGCGCGGCGCTCAAGAGCGGAGCGGAGGTCGCGGCGTGA